One window from the genome of Choloepus didactylus isolate mChoDid1 chromosome 2, mChoDid1.pri, whole genome shotgun sequence encodes:
- the THEM5 gene encoding acyl-coenzyme A thioesterase THEM5 isoform X2 gives MLRRGFQAAARLGYHRVLPGGRCILPRLNPASAFGSSTDSLVSRFCPEKTDFKDYALPNASWCPDMLSLYKEFMEKTKSSGWVKLPSFKSNREHIQGLKLPSGLAVPSDKRDWRSLTRCIQVEGQGYEYVIFFHPSEKKSVCLFQPGPYLEGPPGLAHGGALAAMMDETFSKTAYLTGEGLLTLSLNIRFKNLIPVGSLVVLNVEVEKIEDQKIYISCIAQNRDQQMVYAKSSAVFLQLQLEEESSQQ, from the exons ATGCTAAGGAGAGGCTTCCAGGCAGCAGCAAGACTTGGCTATCACAGAGTCCTCCCTGGTGGCCGCTGCATCCTGCCCAGACTCAACCCTGCCTCAGCGTTTGGATCCTCCACAGACTCTCTG GTCTCAAGATTCTGTCCAGAGAAGACAGACTTTAAGGATTATGCCCTCCCCAATGCCAGCTGGTGTCCAGACATGCTGAGCCTGTACAAAGAGTTCATGGAGAAGACCAAGTCCAGCGGCTGGGTGAAGTTGCCCTCCTTCAAGTCCAACAGAGAACACATACAGGGACTCAAGCTCCCATCAGGGCTAGCAGTCCCCTCAG ACAAAAGGGACTGGCGCTCCCTCACCAGGTGCATCCAAGTGGAAGGACAAGGCTACGAGTATGTCATCTTTTTCCACCCGTCCGAGAAGAAGTCGGTCTGTCTTTTCCAACCAGGCCCCTACCTGGAGGGCCCCCCGGG ACTTGCTCACGGAGGGGCCCTGGCAGCCATGATGGATGAGACCTTTTCTAAAACTGCCTACCTGACTGGAGAGGGGCTGCTCACACTAAGCCTCAATATCAGGTTCAAAAA TCTGATCCCCGTGGGCTCTCTGGTTGTACTGAATGTTGAAGTGGAAAAAATCGAGGACCAGAAGATTTACATTTCCTGTATCGCCCAGAACAGAGACCAGCAGATGGTTTATGCTAAGTCCTCAG CTGTTTTCCTTCAGCTGCAGCTGGAAGAAGAGTCATCCCAACAGTAG
- the THEM5 gene encoding acyl-coenzyme A thioesterase THEM5 isoform X1, translating into MHPLCSAYLLPQLHSTAEKHCSPLASQDSAWSPPGPSHSAMLRRGFQAAARLGYHRVLPGGRCILPRLNPASAFGSSTDSLVSRFCPEKTDFKDYALPNASWCPDMLSLYKEFMEKTKSSGWVKLPSFKSNREHIQGLKLPSGLAVPSDKRDWRSLTRCIQVEGQGYEYVIFFHPSEKKSVCLFQPGPYLEGPPGLAHGGALAAMMDETFSKTAYLTGEGLLTLSLNIRFKNLIPVGSLVVLNVEVEKIEDQKIYISCIAQNRDQQMVYAKSSGKEVLTLSPMPRPAVTHPQKKWGGKMLRIRSQTGPAY; encoded by the exons ATGCATCCTCTCTGCAGTGCATACTTGCTCCCACAGCTCCACAGCACAGCTGAAAAGCACTGCTCGCCTTTGGCTTCTCAGGATTCAGCCTGGAGCCCGCCGGGACCCAGCCACTCAGCCATGCTAAGGAGAGGCTTCCAGGCAGCAGCAAGACTTGGCTATCACAGAGTCCTCCCTGGTGGCCGCTGCATCCTGCCCAGACTCAACCCTGCCTCAGCGTTTGGATCCTCCACAGACTCTCTG GTCTCAAGATTCTGTCCAGAGAAGACAGACTTTAAGGATTATGCCCTCCCCAATGCCAGCTGGTGTCCAGACATGCTGAGCCTGTACAAAGAGTTCATGGAGAAGACCAAGTCCAGCGGCTGGGTGAAGTTGCCCTCCTTCAAGTCCAACAGAGAACACATACAGGGACTCAAGCTCCCATCAGGGCTAGCAGTCCCCTCAG ACAAAAGGGACTGGCGCTCCCTCACCAGGTGCATCCAAGTGGAAGGACAAGGCTACGAGTATGTCATCTTTTTCCACCCGTCCGAGAAGAAGTCGGTCTGTCTTTTCCAACCAGGCCCCTACCTGGAGGGCCCCCCGGG ACTTGCTCACGGAGGGGCCCTGGCAGCCATGATGGATGAGACCTTTTCTAAAACTGCCTACCTGACTGGAGAGGGGCTGCTCACACTAAGCCTCAATATCAGGTTCAAAAA TCTGATCCCCGTGGGCTCTCTGGTTGTACTGAATGTTGAAGTGGAAAAAATCGAGGACCAGAAGATTTACATTTCCTGTATCGCCCAGAACAGAGACCAGCAGATGGTTTATGCTAAGTCCTCAGGTAAGGAAGTCCTCACCCTCAGTCCCATGCCCCGTCCTGCCGTCACCCACCCCCAGAAGAAATGGGGAGGGAAAATGCTAAGGATCAGGTCACAAACTGGTCCAGCTTATTAG
- the THEM5 gene encoding acyl-coenzyme A thioesterase THEM5 isoform X4 — MHPLCSAYLLPQLHSTAEKHCSPLASQDSAWSPPGPSHSAMLRRGFQAAARLGYHRVLPGGRCILPRLNPASAFGSSTDSLVSRFCPEKTDFKDYALPNASWCPDMLSLYKEFMEKTKSSGWVKLPSFKSNREHIQGLKLPSGLAVPSDKRDWRSLTRCIQVEGQGYEYVIFFHPSEKKSVCLFQPGPYLEGPPGLAHGGALAAMMDETFSKTAYLTGEGLLTLSLNIRFKNGKNRGPEDLHFLYRPEQRPADGLC, encoded by the exons ATGCATCCTCTCTGCAGTGCATACTTGCTCCCACAGCTCCACAGCACAGCTGAAAAGCACTGCTCGCCTTTGGCTTCTCAGGATTCAGCCTGGAGCCCGCCGGGACCCAGCCACTCAGCCATGCTAAGGAGAGGCTTCCAGGCAGCAGCAAGACTTGGCTATCACAGAGTCCTCCCTGGTGGCCGCTGCATCCTGCCCAGACTCAACCCTGCCTCAGCGTTTGGATCCTCCACAGACTCTCTG GTCTCAAGATTCTGTCCAGAGAAGACAGACTTTAAGGATTATGCCCTCCCCAATGCCAGCTGGTGTCCAGACATGCTGAGCCTGTACAAAGAGTTCATGGAGAAGACCAAGTCCAGCGGCTGGGTGAAGTTGCCCTCCTTCAAGTCCAACAGAGAACACATACAGGGACTCAAGCTCCCATCAGGGCTAGCAGTCCCCTCAG ACAAAAGGGACTGGCGCTCCCTCACCAGGTGCATCCAAGTGGAAGGACAAGGCTACGAGTATGTCATCTTTTTCCACCCGTCCGAGAAGAAGTCGGTCTGTCTTTTCCAACCAGGCCCCTACCTGGAGGGCCCCCCGGG ACTTGCTCACGGAGGGGCCCTGGCAGCCATGATGGATGAGACCTTTTCTAAAACTGCCTACCTGACTGGAGAGGGGCTGCTCACACTAAGCCTCAATATCAGGTTCAAAAA TGGAAAAAATCGAGGACCAGAAGATTTACATTTCCTGTATCGCCCAGAACAGAGACCAGCAGATGGTTTATGCTAA
- the C2CD4D gene encoding LOW QUALITY PROTEIN: C2 calcium-dependent domain-containing protein 4D (The sequence of the model RefSeq protein was modified relative to this genomic sequence to represent the inferred CDS: inserted 2 bases in 2 codons; deleted 8 bases in 7 codons), translating to MWLLEKAGYRVGSAEPGAWWAPSNLFLSERPLRAPPAAACPNVLTPDSIPQFFIPPRLPNRRPRSRFRARGRRTRPIPAPCSLPHLAGREGWAFLPESPHTRRREXLFHWPPPAPAAGLPPAQPRLHVSAPDLRLCRAPDRDTASAPDSSPFGSPRPGPDRRRPPRPHSLSPEEASSADTSPYAPRRAGPPTPSAFHLDFLCCQLRPTKENVLRLAPRGGQLRLSAEYQAGPGRLRLRLVAPRAAPRPRAGPGSGGGGCCVVLRLRPRVRPRGQRSRVVKCSANPIFNEDFFFDGLGPPDLATRSLRAKVLDKGAGLRRDVLLGGVRDSPAALLPPLGGXLGPGASLVPIHYSL from the exons ATGTGGCTCTTGGAGAAAGCTGGCTACAGGGTGGGGTCCGCGGAA CCGGGGGCATGGTGGGCGCCCTCCAACCTGTTCCTAAGCGAGCGGCCGCTCCGGGCCCCGCCA GCCGCGGCCTGCCCCAACGTCCTCACCCCCGACAGCATCCCGCAGTTCTTCATCCCGCCTCGGCTCCCGAACAGGAGGCCCCGAAGCCGCTTCCGGGCGCGAGGTCGGCGGACGAGGCCCATCCCAGCGCCCTGCTCACTGCCGCACCTGGCAGGCCGCGAAGGCTGGGCC TTCCTGCCCGAGAGCCCGCACACTCGCCGGCGCG TCCTGTTCCACTGGCCGCCTCCCGCCCCCGCCGCGGGGCTCCCTCCCGCGCAGCCCCGGCTGCACGTGTCCGCCCCGGACCTGCGCCTCTGCCGGGCGCCCGACCGCGACACG GCCTCGGCGCCGGACTCGTCGCCCTTCGGC TCCCCGCGCCCGGGTCCCGACCGGCGCCGGCCGCCCAGGCCACACTCGCTGTCCCCCGAGGAGGCGAGCTCGGCGGACACTAGTCCGTACGCGCCGCGCCGCGCCGGGCCGCCCACGCCATCCGCT TTCCATCTCGACTTCCTGTGCTGCCAGCTGCGGCCGACCAAGGAGAACGTGCTGCGCCTCGCGCCCCGCGGCGGGCAGCTGCGGCTCTCCGCCGAGTATCAGGCCGGGCCCGGGCGGCTGCGGCTGCGCCTGGTAGCGCCGAGGGCC GCCCCCAGGCCGCGGGCTGGCCCtgggagcggcggcggcggctgctgcGTAGTACTGAGGCTGCGGCCGCGAGTCCGGCCGCGGGGCCAGCGAAGCCGCGTGGTCAAGTGCAGCGCCAACCCCATCTTCAACGAGGACTTCTTCTTCGACGGGCTGGGCCCGCCAGACCTGGCCACCCGCAGCCTGAGGGCCAAGGTGCTGGACAAGGGCGCAGGGCTCCGCAGGGACGTGCTGCTGGGGGGAGTGCGAGACTCCCCTGCTGCCCTGCTGCCCCCCTTGGGTG AGCTAGGCCCAGGAGCCTCCCTGGTGCCCATCCATTACAGCCTCTAG
- the THEM5 gene encoding acyl-coenzyme A thioesterase THEM5 isoform X3, which translates to MHPLCSAYLLPQLHSTAEKHCSPLASQDSAWSPPGPSHSAMLRRGFQAAARLGYHRVLPGGRCILPRLNPASAFGSSTDSLVSRFCPEKTDFKDYALPNASWCPDMLSLYKEFMEKTKSSGWVKLPSFKSNREHIQGLKLPSGLAVPSDKRDWRSLTRCIQVEGQGYEYVIFFHPSEKKSVCLFQPGPYLEGPPGLAHGGALAAMMDETFSKTAYLTGEGLLTLSLNIRFKNCFPSAAAGRRVIPTVVTMPAEAPTTDHLACLGPTPEQEGVPRK; encoded by the exons ATGCATCCTCTCTGCAGTGCATACTTGCTCCCACAGCTCCACAGCACAGCTGAAAAGCACTGCTCGCCTTTGGCTTCTCAGGATTCAGCCTGGAGCCCGCCGGGACCCAGCCACTCAGCCATGCTAAGGAGAGGCTTCCAGGCAGCAGCAAGACTTGGCTATCACAGAGTCCTCCCTGGTGGCCGCTGCATCCTGCCCAGACTCAACCCTGCCTCAGCGTTTGGATCCTCCACAGACTCTCTG GTCTCAAGATTCTGTCCAGAGAAGACAGACTTTAAGGATTATGCCCTCCCCAATGCCAGCTGGTGTCCAGACATGCTGAGCCTGTACAAAGAGTTCATGGAGAAGACCAAGTCCAGCGGCTGGGTGAAGTTGCCCTCCTTCAAGTCCAACAGAGAACACATACAGGGACTCAAGCTCCCATCAGGGCTAGCAGTCCCCTCAG ACAAAAGGGACTGGCGCTCCCTCACCAGGTGCATCCAAGTGGAAGGACAAGGCTACGAGTATGTCATCTTTTTCCACCCGTCCGAGAAGAAGTCGGTCTGTCTTTTCCAACCAGGCCCCTACCTGGAGGGCCCCCCGGG ACTTGCTCACGGAGGGGCCCTGGCAGCCATGATGGATGAGACCTTTTCTAAAACTGCCTACCTGACTGGAGAGGGGCTGCTCACACTAAGCCTCAATATCAGGTTCAAAAA CTGTTTTCCTTCAGCTGCAGCTGGAAGAAGAGTCATCCCAACAGTAGTCACCATGCCTGCAGAAGCACCTACCACTGACCACCTTGCCTGCTTGGGGCCCACCCCAGAACAGGAAGGTGTCCCCAGGAAGTGA